The Corynebacterium tuberculostearicum genome window below encodes:
- a CDS encoding acyl-CoA thioesterase, with translation MSPTPSVAENQKSPALTLRFMASPTDVTMAGATGISGGRVLEWIDKAAYACAVQWSGQYCVTAYVGHIHFTRPIPSGHIVEVRSRIAMTGRSSMHIVNEVLSADPREGIFTRACDCLVIFVAKDPATGKSTPVPPFVPETDEQRRVEEAAKSRIELRQAIEAEMEKQTYDGPSDAPRMVNRFLAKPTDVNWGGKVHGGTAMQWIDEAGAACTMEWSAERTVAVYAGGIRFYRPISIGDLIEVDARMMRTDTRSMQMSIHVRSGNPRGGRDNLQTAIHATVAYIALDHDGQPQVARPFHPHTEEDKRLAEHATLLRGLRAKYSPKPLVVAPSNQHID, from the coding sequence ATGTCACCTACGCCTTCCGTTGCGGAAAATCAGAAATCGCCGGCGCTGACGCTGCGCTTTATGGCATCGCCAACCGACGTCACCATGGCCGGCGCCACCGGCATCAGCGGTGGCCGCGTTCTGGAATGGATTGACAAGGCGGCCTATGCCTGCGCCGTGCAATGGTCCGGCCAGTACTGCGTGACCGCATACGTGGGCCATATCCACTTCACCCGGCCGATCCCTTCCGGGCACATCGTGGAGGTGCGCTCCCGCATCGCCATGACCGGGCGTTCCTCCATGCACATCGTCAACGAGGTACTTTCGGCCGACCCGCGCGAAGGCATTTTTACCCGCGCCTGCGATTGCCTGGTCATCTTCGTAGCCAAGGACCCTGCCACTGGCAAGTCCACGCCGGTGCCGCCCTTCGTGCCGGAAACCGATGAGCAGCGCCGCGTTGAGGAGGCCGCCAAGTCCCGCATTGAGCTGCGCCAGGCCATCGAGGCGGAGATGGAAAAGCAAACCTACGACGGGCCTTCCGACGCCCCGCGCATGGTCAACCGCTTCCTGGCCAAGCCCACCGACGTCAACTGGGGCGGCAAGGTCCACGGCGGCACGGCTATGCAGTGGATCGATGAGGCCGGTGCAGCTTGCACCATGGAGTGGTCCGCGGAGCGCACCGTAGCCGTCTATGCCGGTGGCATCCGCTTCTACCGCCCTATTTCCATCGGTGACCTCATCGAGGTCGACGCCCGCATGATGCGCACCGATACCCGCTCCATGCAGATGTCCATCCACGTCCGCTCCGGCAACCCGCGCGGCGGCCGCGATAACCTGCAAACCGCCATCCATGCCACAGTGGCCTATATCGCCCTGGACCACGATGGCCAGCCGCAGGTAGCCCGCCCCTTCCACCCGCACACCGAGGAAGACAAGCGCCTGGCCGAGCACGCCACCCTCCTGCGCGGGCTGCGCGCCAAGTACTCGCCAAAACCGCTAGTGGTAGCGCCATCGAACCAGCACATCGACTAG
- a CDS encoding asparaginase, whose product MHTSTMRRSARAGLALITSAFLLASCQNPDNRPEEETSAAAPESSAPQSAASSTSATTEETTETSAAEHEGPRATAEGHVVVLSTGGTIASTHDKTGAVVPTVTGSKLVEPLSGAFDKDKLTLEVKDIAKLDSSAMTLDDTDTIITAVNKELQRDDVDGVVVTHGTDSMEETAIAVDTFQDSEKPVALTGAMRPFDDPDPDGPDNLALAVKTVTDPANEGRGTFIAFADRVIPARGAFKSDTSKADGFANNNGKKQPQRPKALKYEPLGNTRVDIIAAYPGAPADLIQRSLDSGAEGIVIEGMGAGNIGDELAQAAQAAAKKVPVVLTTRVDHGPVEGIYGGAGGGATLADAGVISSGTLRAPQARMLLAAAITTGTDAEDLFAHAE is encoded by the coding sequence ATGCACACCTCAACAATGCGTCGCTCGGCCCGCGCCGGCCTTGCCTTAATAACTTCCGCATTCCTCTTGGCGTCCTGCCAAAATCCGGATAACCGCCCGGAAGAGGAGACTTCGGCCGCCGCACCCGAGTCTTCCGCCCCGCAGAGCGCCGCCAGTTCCACGTCTGCAACCACGGAAGAAACTACCGAAACCTCTGCAGCGGAACACGAGGGTCCACGCGCCACTGCCGAGGGCCACGTGGTGGTCCTTTCTACCGGCGGCACCATTGCCAGCACGCACGATAAGACAGGTGCGGTGGTTCCCACCGTTACCGGCTCCAAGCTAGTGGAGCCTCTTTCCGGCGCCTTTGACAAGGACAAGCTCACATTAGAGGTCAAAGACATTGCCAAGCTGGATTCTTCCGCGATGACCTTGGACGATACCGACACCATCATCACGGCCGTAAATAAGGAACTACAGCGCGATGATGTCGATGGCGTAGTGGTCACCCACGGCACCGATTCCATGGAAGAGACCGCCATCGCCGTCGATACCTTCCAAGACAGTGAGAAGCCCGTGGCCTTAACCGGCGCAATGCGCCCCTTCGACGATCCGGATCCAGATGGCCCGGATAACTTGGCACTCGCGGTAAAGACCGTCACCGATCCCGCGAACGAGGGCCGCGGCACCTTCATTGCCTTCGCAGATCGCGTCATCCCTGCCCGCGGCGCTTTCAAGTCCGATACCTCCAAGGCCGATGGCTTTGCCAATAACAATGGTAAAAAGCAGCCTCAGCGCCCGAAGGCTCTGAAGTATGAGCCGCTGGGTAATACCCGCGTCGATATCATTGCCGCGTACCCCGGCGCGCCGGCCGACCTTATCCAGCGCTCCTTGGACAGCGGCGCCGAAGGCATCGTGATTGAGGGAATGGGCGCCGGCAATATCGGCGACGAGCTAGCACAGGCCGCTCAGGCCGCGGCCAAGAAGGTTCCGGTTGTGCTCACCACCCGCGTGGATCACGGCCCGGTGGAGGGTATCTACGGCGGGGCCGGTGGCGGTGCCACGCTTGCCGACGCCGGCGTTATCTCCTCCGGCACCTTGCGCGCTCCCCAAGCACGTATGCTGCTAGCCGCCGCGATTACGACCGGCACCGATGCTGAAGATCTCTTCGCTCACGCTGAATAA
- the purQ gene encoding phosphoribosylformylglycinamidine synthase subunit PurQ, with the protein MTATIGVITFPGTLDDVDAARAARTAGAEVKSLWHADTDLHGVDAVVVPGGFSYGDYLRSGAISALAPVMQSVIDRAKQGMPVLGICNGFQILTEAGLLPGALTRNKGLHFHCTDTYLEVANSTTAWTSEFEQGQKILVPAKHGEGRFQAGDDDIARIEGEGRVVFRYTDNYNGSVNGIAGVSDESGRIVGLMPHPEHAIDTLTGPSTDGLGLFVSAIKAVAQAPAV; encoded by the coding sequence GTGACCGCCACAATCGGAGTAATCACTTTCCCCGGAACCCTGGATGATGTGGATGCCGCTCGCGCTGCCCGCACCGCCGGCGCAGAGGTCAAAAGCCTCTGGCACGCAGATACCGATCTGCACGGCGTGGATGCGGTAGTAGTGCCGGGCGGTTTTTCTTATGGTGACTACCTGCGCTCGGGCGCGATTTCCGCGCTCGCGCCGGTGATGCAGTCCGTTATTGATCGTGCGAAGCAGGGCATGCCGGTGCTCGGCATCTGCAATGGCTTCCAGATCCTTACCGAGGCGGGCCTGCTGCCAGGCGCGCTGACCCGCAATAAGGGCCTGCACTTCCACTGCACCGATACCTACCTCGAGGTGGCCAATTCCACCACCGCGTGGACTAGCGAGTTTGAGCAGGGCCAGAAGATCCTGGTGCCGGCCAAGCACGGCGAGGGCCGCTTCCAGGCCGGCGATGATGACATCGCCCGCATCGAGGGCGAGGGCCGCGTGGTCTTCCGCTATACCGATAATTACAACGGTTCCGTCAACGGCATTGCCGGTGTGAGCGATGAGTCCGGCCGCATCGTGGGCCTCATGCCGCACCCTGAGCACGCCATTGACACGCTAACCGGCCCATCCACCGACGGACTGGGACTTTTCGTATCCGCCATCAAGGCCGTCGCCCAGGCGCCGGCGGTTTAA
- a CDS encoding LysR family transcriptional regulator yields MRLRLCFTAKLREGVHSGRGYNENMYPSRIGSSDDFLPVRRGFVPDAQTVDAVLAVARYGGMNQAAIHLNVSQQSVSNRIANFERHLNQRIFWRGAAGSFTTEVGSQVVRVLEVLEEALNDCARGLERAIGEDVTEEIKLVVSHTVAEVDYPRWAAAFQRAHPKTFLRMRQLNSREAQRHVVQGLADLAIVEGNWVSHELHQRVAGHDELVVVVPAGHYWARADSRSGSGAPTVSEPLKGVAAVSKEELQTTPLVLREQGSGTREVVEDILGSLAPPAGEFGSLGAQRAAIGALGAPGVIARRAVESQLSTGEYVEVPVAGIKFDRPLRVVWSSQNRLPEPAHRFLRFLADYAHGDEVETKRG; encoded by the coding sequence ATGCGCTTGAGGCTATGCTTTACGGCGAAATTACGGGAGGGCGTTCATTCTGGTCGGGGTTACAATGAAAATATGTACCCCTCGCGAATCGGTAGTAGTGATGACTTTTTACCAGTTCGGCGCGGATTTGTCCCCGATGCCCAGACAGTCGACGCTGTACTTGCTGTGGCACGGTATGGGGGTATGAATCAGGCCGCCATACACCTGAATGTCTCCCAACAGTCGGTGAGTAATCGCATTGCCAATTTTGAAAGGCATCTAAATCAACGCATTTTTTGGCGTGGAGCTGCGGGTAGTTTTACTACGGAAGTCGGCTCCCAGGTTGTCCGGGTACTCGAGGTGCTAGAGGAGGCCTTGAACGACTGCGCGCGTGGTCTTGAGAGAGCCATCGGTGAAGACGTCACCGAGGAAATTAAATTGGTGGTCTCGCATACAGTCGCCGAGGTAGATTACCCGCGCTGGGCTGCGGCGTTTCAACGTGCTCACCCGAAAACTTTTCTGCGTATGCGCCAGCTCAATAGCCGGGAGGCCCAGCGCCATGTAGTACAGGGATTGGCGGATTTAGCCATTGTGGAAGGTAACTGGGTATCCCATGAACTGCACCAGCGCGTAGCCGGACACGACGAACTCGTTGTTGTCGTCCCTGCAGGGCATTATTGGGCTCGCGCGGATAGCCGAAGTGGATCTGGGGCTCCTACAGTATCCGAACCATTGAAGGGGGTGGCTGCGGTATCTAAAGAGGAGCTGCAGACTACTCCTTTGGTTCTGCGTGAGCAGGGAAGCGGCACGCGGGAGGTAGTAGAGGACATTCTGGGGTCACTCGCTCCTCCTGCAGGAGAATTTGGATCTCTGGGGGCGCAACGCGCTGCTATAGGCGCTTTAGGCGCTCCAGGGGTTATAGCAAGGCGAGCAGTGGAGTCGCAGTTGTCTACCGGCGAGTATGTAGAGGTCCCGGTAGCTGGGATCAAGTTTGACCGGCCCCTACGTGTGGTGTGGAGCTCGCAGAACCGACTCCCAGAGCCGGCTCACCGGTTTCTTCGCTTCCTGGCGGACTATGCGCACGGGGACGAGGTCGAAACTAAGCGTGGCTGA
- a CDS encoding IS3 family transposase (programmed frameshift) gives MFIVSQQRKKYTPEYRREAANLVIESERPIAHVAKEIGVSAGLLGRWVKLERERRGASDGMSEADLRAENARLRRELAEAKMDNEFLFKSDSLLRREATRAEKFELMQQEKANYSIKRMARLLKVSRSGYYKWADTQQKRLSGENDRAAFYDGVDRKIHQIWKDSDEVYGAPRITAELTERYQITLNRKTVAKRMRMMGIEGISPRAFVPVTTIQSKRKSALPDLVKRMFDTGELNRVWMSDITYLRTSEGWLYLCAVRDGHSRRVLGWAMDSVQDTCLVERALRMAHTLRGDVPNGLVFHADRGTQFTSEKLWEVCHNLGIAQSVGRTGVCFDNAMAESFWSTLKTEFYDRKRWPTRDAARKAVAYWMEVVYNRRRRHSALGMVSPVDFENHIGLTTSRKEIAA, from the exons ATGTTCATTGTGAGTCAACAGCGCAAGAAGTACACGCCGGAGTACCGGCGTGAAGCCGCGAACCTTGTAATCGAGTCAGAGCGCCCGATCGCTCATGTGGCTAAGGAGATTGGCGTCTCCGCCGGGCTTTTAGGCCGGTGGGTCAAACTCGAGCGTGAACGCCGAGGGGCCTCGGATGGGATGAGTGAGGCTGATCTTCGTGCTGAGAATGCTCGTCTGCGCCGTGAGTTGGCGGAAGCCAAGATGGATAATGAGTTCTTGT TCAAAAGCGACAGCCTTCTTCGCCGCGAAGCAACGCGAGCAGAAAAGTTCGAATTGATGCAGCAGGAGAAGGCAAACTACAGCATCAAACGCATGGCACGGCTATTAAAAGTGTCTCGGTCTGGATACTACAAATGGGCTGATACGCAGCAGAAGCGACTATCTGGCGAAAATGATCGTGCTGCATTTTACGATGGCGTTGACCGAAAGATTCATCAGATTTGGAAAGACTCCGATGAGGTTTATGGTGCTCCGCGGATCACCGCAGAACTTACCGAGCGCTACCAGATCACCCTGAATCGCAAGACTGTGGCTAAGCGGATGCGCATGATGGGCATTGAAGGGATTTCACCGCGTGCCTTTGTCCCGGTGACAACGATTCAATCCAAGCGTAAGTCAGCTCTTCCTGACCTGGTCAAGCGCATGTTTGATACTGGTGAGCTCAACCGAGTGTGGATGTCGGATATTACCTACCTACGCACCAGCGAGGGATGGTTGTACTTGTGTGCGGTCCGCGACGGCCATTCCCGCAGGGTGCTGGGATGGGCAATGGATAGCGTTCAAGATACATGCCTGGTCGAACGGGCCCTGCGGATGGCACATACACTGCGCGGTGACGTTCCTAATGGGCTGGTGTTCCACGCTGACCGCGGAACGCAATTTACCAGCGAGAAGCTCTGGGAAGTCTGCCATAACCTGGGCATTGCTCAGTCTGTGGGGCGTACTGGTGTGTGCTTTGATAACGCGATGGCTGAGTCGTTCTGGTCGACGCTTAAAACCGAGTTCTACGACCGTAAGCGTTGGCCTACCCGCGATGCTGCGCGCAAGGCCGTTGCCTACTGGATGGAAGTCGTTTACAACCGTCGGCGCCGGCACTCTGCACTAGGGATGGTCAGCCCCGTCGACTTCGAAAACCACATTGGTCTAACCACCAGTAGAAAAGAAATAGCTGCCTAA
- the purF gene encoding amidophosphoribosyltransferase codes for MVEVHTPSITNLDDQNEQEPREECGVYGVWAPGEEVSKLTYFGLFALQHRGQEAAGIAVGDDDRIVVFKDMGLVANIFDESTLSALQGNVAVGHTRYSTAGGKEWSNVQPMFSTSSTGVDIALGHNGNLINYLELREEAVQRGLIKPHEESVSDSMCLSMLLADGVDEDTSVFDSARDFLPRVKGAFCLTFTDGHTMYAARDPHGVRPLVLGRLAKGWVVASETCALDICGAQFIREIEPGELVAIDEAGIRSVNFAPAKRHGCVFEYVYLARPDSDIKGRSVNASRVDIGRRLAREYPAEGADLVIPVPESGNPAAVGYARESGITFAHGLVKNAYVGRTFIQPTQTLRQLGIRLKLNPLREVINGKKLVVVDDSIVRGNTQRALIRMLREAGAAEVHVRIASPPVKWPCFYGIDFASPGELIANASPSDDPETVCATICDTIGADSLGFVSIEEMVAATEQPRSELCTACFSGEYPLGLPAGNSNADAVRTLLGTE; via the coding sequence GTGGTAGAAGTACATACTCCTAGTATCACCAATCTTGACGATCAGAATGAGCAGGAGCCCCGCGAAGAATGCGGCGTCTATGGCGTTTGGGCTCCCGGGGAGGAAGTCTCCAAGCTGACCTATTTTGGTCTCTTCGCCCTGCAGCACCGTGGCCAGGAGGCTGCCGGCATTGCGGTGGGCGATGATGACCGCATCGTCGTCTTCAAGGATATGGGCCTGGTGGCCAATATCTTTGATGAGTCCACCCTGTCCGCCCTCCAAGGAAACGTAGCGGTGGGCCACACGCGCTATTCCACCGCCGGCGGCAAGGAATGGTCCAATGTCCAGCCGATGTTTTCTACCTCCTCCACTGGGGTAGACATCGCCCTTGGACACAACGGCAACCTGATCAACTACCTGGAGCTGCGCGAAGAAGCCGTGCAGCGCGGCTTGATTAAGCCCCATGAGGAGTCCGTATCTGACTCCATGTGCTTGTCTATGCTGCTTGCTGACGGCGTGGATGAAGACACCTCCGTCTTCGACTCCGCCCGTGACTTCCTCCCGCGCGTGAAGGGCGCATTCTGCCTAACCTTTACCGATGGTCACACCATGTACGCCGCGCGCGACCCGCACGGCGTGCGCCCGCTGGTCCTCGGCCGCTTGGCCAAAGGCTGGGTGGTGGCCTCCGAGACCTGTGCGCTCGATATCTGCGGCGCTCAGTTCATCCGCGAGATTGAACCCGGCGAGCTCGTCGCCATCGATGAGGCCGGCATCCGTTCCGTGAACTTTGCGCCGGCCAAGCGCCACGGCTGTGTCTTCGAGTACGTCTACTTGGCCCGCCCGGATAGCGATATCAAAGGCCGTTCCGTCAACGCCTCCCGCGTGGACATCGGCCGCCGCTTGGCCCGTGAGTACCCGGCCGAGGGCGCGGACCTGGTCATCCCGGTTCCCGAATCCGGCAATCCGGCCGCCGTGGGCTATGCCCGCGAATCCGGCATCACCTTCGCCCACGGCTTGGTCAAGAACGCTTATGTGGGCCGCACCTTCATCCAGCCCACCCAAACCCTGCGCCAGCTGGGCATCCGCTTGAAGCTCAACCCGCTGCGTGAAGTCATCAACGGCAAGAAGCTCGTCGTGGTGGATGATTCCATCGTCCGCGGCAATACCCAGCGCGCGCTCATCCGCATGCTGCGCGAGGCCGGGGCCGCCGAGGTGCACGTGCGCATCGCCTCCCCGCCAGTGAAGTGGCCGTGCTTCTACGGCATCGACTTCGCCTCCCCGGGCGAGCTGATCGCTAACGCCAGCCCCTCCGACGATCCGGAAACCGTCTGCGCCACTATTTGTGACACCATCGGCGCCGATTCCCTGGGCTTTGTCTCCATCGAGGAGATGGTGGCCGCCACCGAACAGCCCCGTTCCGAGCTGTGCACCGCCTGCTTCTCGGGCGAGTACCCGCTTGGCCTGCCCGCCGGAAACTCCAATGCAGACGCCGTGCGCACCCTGCTCGGCACCGAATAA
- a CDS encoding sterol carrier family protein, with protein sequence MKKPVDPAATRAAVMAIKDWIVSPAEHDKPGRALLADAVRCTARTLEADAPGHSVELRVPPFVAVQCIEGPRHTRGTPPNVVETDPETWLRLATGLADWEEAVNTGRVDASGSRAGEIAQWLPLIPLVSGGATG encoded by the coding sequence ATGAAAAAGCCCGTCGATCCCGCAGCCACCCGCGCGGCCGTCATGGCCATCAAAGACTGGATTGTCTCCCCGGCGGAGCACGATAAGCCTGGTAGGGCCCTGCTTGCCGACGCCGTCCGTTGCACCGCCCGCACCCTCGAGGCCGACGCGCCGGGCCATTCCGTGGAACTGCGCGTACCCCCATTTGTTGCGGTGCAATGCATTGAAGGACCCCGCCATACCCGCGGCACCCCACCCAATGTGGTGGAGACCGACCCGGAAACCTGGCTGCGCCTTGCCACCGGATTGGCGGACTGGGAAGAGGCCGTAAACACTGGTCGCGTCGATGCTTCCGGCTCCCGCGCGGGCGAAATTGCGCAGTGGTTGCCGCTTATTCCGTTAGTTTCCGGCGGCGCGACAGGCTAA
- the purS gene encoding phosphoribosylformylglycinamidine synthase subunit PurS, translated as MARVVVNVMPKAEILDPQGQAVVRALGRIGVSGVSDVRQGKRFELEVDDSVTADDLDKVAATLLANTVIEDYEVVGLEVK; from the coding sequence ATGGCTCGTGTAGTTGTCAATGTCATGCCCAAGGCGGAGATTCTGGATCCGCAGGGTCAAGCCGTCGTCCGCGCGCTGGGTCGCATCGGGGTATCCGGTGTCAGCGATGTGCGCCAGGGAAAGCGCTTCGAGCTCGAGGTCGATGACTCCGTCACCGCAGATGACCTAGATAAGGTAGCCGCCACGCTGCTGGCCAATACCGTCATCGAGGACTACGAGGTTGTTGGGCTGGAGGTCAAGTAA
- the purL gene encoding phosphoribosylformylglycinamidine synthase subunit PurL, with translation MTVHNDTVEKAQSTPDEQQPYAELGLKDDEYQRIHDILGRRPTDAELTMYSVMWSEHCSYKSSKTHLRYFGETMTEEMGEKILAGIGENAGVVDIGDGNAVTFRVESHNHPSYVEPYQGAATGVGGIVRDIMAMGARPIAVMDQLRFGPADAPDTKRVLPGVVSGVGGYGNSLGLPNIGGETVFDETYAGNPLVNALCVGTLKVDDLKLAFASGKGNKVMLFGSRTGLDGIGGVSVLASDTFEDGAERKLPAVQVGDPFAEKVLIECCLDLYHAGVVVGIQDLGGAGLACATSELAASGDGGMEVNLDNVPLRAKDMTAAEILASESQERMCAVVAPENVAKFREICEHWDVTCAEIGEVTEGNHLVIRHQGEVVVDAPAGTIADEAPEYDRPYARPEWQDELQKYQGTDKRGLVESLQKLVSSPALCSRDFIMNQYDRYVRGNTVQAHHADAGVLRIDEETGRGVAVSADASGRYTKLDPNMGARLALAEAYRNVAVTGAKPVAITNCLNYGSPENPDVMWQFRESVHGLADAAVELSIPVSGGNVSFYNQTGEEPILPTPVVGVLGVIDDVHKAIGNELGTVGEKEVLIALGETKDEFGGSIWQQVSADTSEASSLNGLPPQVDMANEKRLAEFFHGNELLTAAHDISEGGLAVTAFEMAKRAGATADGAGLGLNLDLTAVHEDEFVAAFSESASRVLVATTADRADQVLARAGELGIPAAIVGETTETGALTLGGESVAISQLVSAWSATLPDLFDHAVGANSVVE, from the coding sequence ATGACCGTTCATAATGACACCGTAGAAAAGGCGCAGTCCACCCCGGACGAGCAGCAGCCCTACGCGGAACTCGGCCTGAAGGACGACGAGTACCAGCGCATCCACGATATCCTGGGACGCCGCCCCACCGATGCGGAGCTGACCATGTACTCCGTCATGTGGTCCGAACACTGCTCCTATAAGTCTTCCAAGACGCACCTGCGTTACTTTGGTGAGACCATGACCGAGGAGATGGGGGAGAAGATCCTCGCCGGCATTGGTGAGAACGCCGGCGTGGTGGATATCGGAGACGGCAACGCGGTGACCTTCCGCGTGGAGTCCCACAACCACCCCTCCTACGTGGAGCCTTACCAGGGTGCGGCCACCGGCGTGGGCGGTATCGTCCGCGACATCATGGCCATGGGCGCTCGCCCGATTGCCGTGATGGACCAGCTGCGCTTTGGGCCTGCCGACGCCCCTGACACCAAGCGCGTCCTTCCCGGCGTGGTCTCCGGTGTGGGTGGCTACGGCAACTCCCTGGGCCTGCCCAATATTGGTGGCGAGACCGTCTTTGATGAGACCTATGCCGGTAACCCACTGGTCAACGCGCTGTGCGTGGGCACCCTCAAGGTCGATGACCTCAAGCTGGCCTTTGCGTCCGGCAAGGGCAACAAGGTCATGCTCTTCGGTTCCCGCACCGGCCTGGATGGCATCGGCGGCGTGTCCGTGCTGGCCTCCGATACCTTCGAGGACGGTGCCGAGCGCAAGCTTCCGGCCGTACAGGTGGGCGACCCCTTCGCAGAGAAGGTCCTCATCGAGTGCTGCCTGGACCTCTACCACGCGGGCGTGGTCGTAGGCATTCAGGACTTGGGCGGCGCGGGCCTGGCCTGCGCCACCTCGGAGCTGGCTGCCTCCGGCGATGGCGGCATGGAGGTCAACCTCGATAACGTGCCGCTGCGCGCGAAGGACATGACCGCGGCCGAGATCCTCGCCTCCGAGTCCCAGGAGCGCATGTGCGCCGTTGTGGCTCCGGAGAACGTGGCGAAGTTCCGCGAAATCTGCGAGCACTGGGATGTCACCTGTGCTGAGATTGGTGAGGTCACCGAGGGCAACCATCTGGTCATCCGCCACCAGGGCGAGGTCGTCGTGGATGCCCCGGCCGGCACCATTGCGGATGAGGCTCCGGAGTATGACCGCCCGTATGCCCGCCCGGAGTGGCAGGACGAGCTGCAGAAGTACCAGGGCACCGACAAGCGCGGCCTGGTTGAGTCCCTGCAGAAGCTCGTGTCCTCCCCGGCGCTGTGCTCGCGCGATTTCATCATGAACCAGTACGACCGCTACGTGCGTGGCAATACCGTCCAGGCCCACCATGCGGATGCCGGCGTGCTGCGCATCGATGAGGAGACCGGCCGCGGCGTGGCCGTGTCCGCCGATGCATCCGGCCGCTACACCAAGCTGGATCCGAACATGGGCGCCCGCCTCGCGCTGGCTGAGGCCTACCGCAACGTCGCCGTCACTGGCGCTAAGCCGGTCGCGATTACCAACTGCCTAAACTACGGCTCCCCGGAAAACCCCGACGTGATGTGGCAGTTCCGCGAGTCTGTGCATGGGCTTGCCGACGCCGCCGTGGAGCTGTCCATCCCCGTCTCCGGCGGCAACGTCTCCTTCTACAACCAGACCGGCGAAGAGCCGATCCTGCCTACCCCGGTGGTGGGTGTGCTGGGCGTTATTGATGACGTGCACAAGGCCATCGGCAACGAGCTGGGCACCGTAGGTGAGAAGGAAGTACTTATCGCCCTAGGTGAGACTAAGGACGAGTTCGGCGGCTCCATCTGGCAACAGGTGAGCGCCGATACCTCCGAGGCTTCCTCCCTCAATGGCCTGCCGCCACAGGTGGACATGGCCAACGAGAAGCGCCTGGCCGAGTTCTTCCACGGCAATGAGCTGCTCACCGCGGCGCATGATATCTCCGAGGGCGGCCTTGCCGTTACCGCCTTTGAGATGGCAAAGCGCGCCGGTGCTACTGCCGACGGCGCCGGCCTCGGCCTCAACCTAGACCTCACCGCGGTCCACGAGGACGAGTTCGTCGCCGCCTTCTCCGAGTCCGCCTCCCGCGTGCTCGTGGCCACCACCGCCGACCGCGCCGATCAGGTCCTCGCCCGCGCCGGCGAGCTGGGCATTCCTGCCGCCATCGTTGGCGAGACCACCGAAACCGGCGCCCTTACCCTCGGCGGCGAGTCCGTCGCCATCTCCCAGCTGGTCTCCGCCTGGTCCGCCACCCTGCCGGACCTCTTCGACCACGCTGTGGGCGCTAACTCCGTGGTGGAGTAA
- the trhA gene encoding PAQR family membrane homeostasis protein TrhA: MAQIHANSAPGPGLVQRTYWMADRGPRPLSRGWGHAIAALLSVIASTVLITYAWMTLQWWQGLGVTVYGVGLVGLFGVSALYHRYPWASARAVQWWRRADHATISVFIAATYTPLCLIVLSPVQAAWMLGVAWGGAILGAVLNLVWINHPRWLDVVVYLALGWLVLPLLPTLWAQAGAAVVWLLFAGGVVYSLGALVYGFKWPGRNARYYGYHEHFHTATIAAAVVHLVAVWMVVV, translated from the coding sequence GTGGCACAGATTCATGCGAATAGCGCGCCGGGGCCGGGCCTTGTCCAGCGCACTTATTGGATGGCCGATCGAGGGCCAAGGCCGCTAAGCCGTGGCTGGGGACATGCGATTGCAGCATTGCTGTCGGTGATTGCCTCCACCGTGCTCATTACCTATGCGTGGATGACGCTGCAGTGGTGGCAGGGGCTTGGTGTAACTGTTTACGGAGTGGGGCTGGTCGGGCTTTTCGGCGTCTCGGCGCTCTACCACCGCTACCCCTGGGCTAGTGCGCGTGCCGTGCAGTGGTGGCGGCGAGCGGACCACGCGACCATCTCGGTGTTTATTGCCGCGACATATACGCCGCTATGCCTTATCGTGTTATCGCCGGTACAGGCGGCATGGATGCTAGGCGTTGCCTGGGGTGGGGCCATTTTGGGTGCGGTGCTCAACTTGGTGTGGATTAACCACCCGCGCTGGTTGGACGTGGTGGTCTACCTAGCGCTGGGCTGGCTGGTGCTGCCGCTTCTGCCCACGCTGTGGGCGCAGGCGGGGGCCGCTGTGGTCTGGCTGCTCTTTGCCGGCGGCGTGGTGTACTCGCTAGGCGCGCTGGTCTATGGCTTTAAGTGGCCAGGGCGCAACGCGCGTTACTACGGCTACCACGAGCACTTCCACACCGCGACCATCGCGGCTGCGGTGGTACACCTCGTGGCGGTGTGGATGGTCGTCGTCTAG